The following coding sequences lie in one Populus nigra chromosome 15, ddPopNigr1.1, whole genome shotgun sequence genomic window:
- the LOC133674431 gene encoding ninja-family protein mc410 translates to MEDENGLELSLGLGCGGSSAKSKGKSGSSSDTRTEEGDRGNKLVDDFKNFLHGNTQKQDSSTGSQRSDSVKPQEKFFNDLSKNNADADAPINMNNRGLWVSSSNRSAETDEEKRSDLGNKRKLLFDDLNNQKKHERDAHHSDLHDKKSHISITTEDGSTAENEDVAESEVEGSTSRLASHHDDGSKQYVGVGGPPEATNEIRGFSDSSVVELQGQRRLSSSSENEFKQGNLNYGVPFSVQPVSIMNVHSFPIKESNSVGAPSTSGHPITGMVQVLPTSNVEQRPGNQSVNPGNLPVMFGYSPVQLPTLDKDNSWGLVSHLQQFHSSYPGRAPSNAEKQNDGLKISQAMQAIARNSTEVAQFDGRTLGRAKGDRKQLITEEGSSSHTEDDAKGSTMNFRPKDAPPERSTAETICFDFSAIKPGIGPAVKFGGCGSYPNLPWVSTTAPGPNGRTISGVTYKYSANQIRIVCACHGSHMSPEEFVRHASEENANPDASNGLATFPNANPAASTQS, encoded by the exons ATGGAGGATGAGAATGGGCTTGAGCTTAGTTTGGGTCTAGGTTGTGGTGGATCATCTGCCAAATCCAAAGGTAAAAGTGGCAGCTCTTCAGATACTAGGACAGAAGAAGGTGATAGAGGCAACAAATTGgtagatgattttaaaaattttcttcatGGTAATACCCAGAAGCAGGATTCAAGTACTGGGTCTCAAAGAAGTGATTCAGTGAAACCTCAAGAGAAGTTCTTTAATGACCTTTCCAAGAACAATGCAGACGCAGATGCGCCTATTAATATGAACAATAGGGGGCTGTGGGTTTCAAGCTCTAATAGATCAGCTGAAActgatgaagaaaaaagatcaGACCTGGGTAACAAGCGTAAACTGTTATTTGATGATTTAAATAATCAGAAGAAGCATGAGAGAGATGCTCATCATTCTGATTTACATGACAAGAAATCACATATCTCCATAACTACAGAAGATGGCTCAACTGCTGAAAACGAAGATGTGGCAGAGTCTGAAGTTGAGGGTTCCACCTCAAGGTTGGCTTCTCACCATGATGATGGCTCCAAACAGTATGTTGGAGTTGGTGGTCCTCCTGAGGCTACAAATGAAATTCGTGGATTTTCTGATTCAAGTGTTGTGGAGTTACAAGGACAAAGGAGGCTCAGTAGTTCTTCAGAAAATGAATTTAAGCAGGGAAACTTGAATTATGGAGTTCCATTCTCAGTCCAACCAGTAAGCATCATGAATGTTCACTCATTTCCTATAAAGGAGTCTAACTCTGTTGGTGCACCCAGCACTTCAGGACATCCAATAACAGGCATGGTTCAGGTGCTGCCTACTTCAAATGTCGAGCAGCGACCTGGGAACCAATCTGTGAATCCTGGAAATTTGCCAGTAATGTTCGGCTATTCCCCGGTCCAGCTTCCGACATTGGACAAGGATAATTCCTGGGGCTTGGTCTCTCATCTTCAACAGTTCCACTCTTCCTATCCTGGCAGAGCTCCATCAAATGCAGAGAAGCAGAATGATGGGCTGAAGATTTCTCAAG CCATGCAAGCTATTGCACGAAATTCTACTGAGGTTGCACAATTTGATGGGAGGACATTGGGACGGGCCAAAGGTGATCGCAAACAACTAATCACAGAGGAAGGCTCCTCTTCTCATACTGAAGATGATGCGAAAGGAAGCACCATGAACTTTAGGCCAAAGGATGCACCACCTGAGCGCTCGACAGCTGAAACCatctgttttgatttttcagCCATAAAGCCAGGTATTGGTCCAGCTGTAAAATTTGGGGGATGTGGTTCCTATCCAAATTTGCCATGGGTTTCTACCACGGCGCCTGGTCCGAATGGCAGAACAATTTCTGGTGTTACTTACAAATACAGTGCAAACCAAATCAGGATT